TAAAAAATCATGGTCTTGTAGCAACTGGAGAAAATTTATTAGAAGCTACACTCTTAGCAGAATTTGTTGAAGAAACAGCAAAAACACAATTCATATCTCGTGTTTTAGGAAACATAAAAGATTTACAACACTGAAACTTGTGGATATCAGCAATTAGCTGTTTTGAGAATTAAAACATAAATAGATAATTATATTATTTTTAAATCATTTAAAAAAAAAACACGAAAATTTTTAGAAAAAAAATATTAAAAATTGAAAATAATCTTTGACAAAAATTTTTACTCGCGTACTGATTCTAATTCACTTAAAACATTCCAAATAAGTGTTCTAGCATGAATTGGTATGTTAGGATCGTTACTTATTTCATCCAAAATAGAAATTACTGTACTGGCTCTAATGGTTGGTTCGTCATCATCTTGAGACAATAAATTTTTAGATTCCTCAGCAGCTCTTCTAATATTTCTAGGGACGCTAGTATCACCCATGATATGTTTTAAAATCTGATTACAGCGTTCAAATGATTCCGCACTCAT
The DNA window shown above is from Methanobacterium sp. and carries:
- a CDS encoding class II aldolase/adducin family protein, which codes for KNHGLVATGENLLEATLLAEFVEETAKTQFISRVLGNIKDLQH
- a CDS encoding UPF0147 family protein → MSAESFERCNQILKHIMGDTSVPRNIRRAAEESKNLLSQDDDEPTIRASTVISILDEISNDPNIPIHARTLIWNVLSELESVRE